In a genomic window of Pirellulales bacterium:
- a CDS encoding carbon-nitrogen hydrolase, translated as MPSNPRLSNERVTIALVQMRCGEVKQANVDKALSRIAEAAAAGANVVCLQELFAGRYPCQTEDHRRFAEAEPLPGPTSEALAAAAETHGVVIVGSLFERRAAGLYHNTAVVLDADGSLAGTYRKMHIPDDPNYYEKFYFTPGDLGFRSVPTRFGPIGPLVCWDQWYPEAARLVALAGAQILFYPTAIGWLHAEKAEFGASQHAAWETMMRSHAIANGVFVAATNRTDVEDGIEFWGASFVCDPNGNILARAAHDAEETLLVECDLSQIDVVRTHWPFLRDRRIDAYGGLGKRFLD; from the coding sequence ATGCCTTCCAATCCGCGGTTGTCGAACGAGCGCGTGACCATTGCGCTGGTGCAGATGCGGTGCGGCGAAGTGAAGCAAGCGAACGTCGACAAGGCGCTCTCGCGCATCGCCGAGGCCGCCGCGGCCGGGGCCAATGTCGTTTGCTTGCAAGAGTTGTTCGCCGGCCGGTATCCATGCCAGACCGAAGACCATCGGCGGTTCGCCGAAGCGGAACCTTTGCCCGGGCCGACGAGCGAAGCGCTCGCGGCGGCGGCGGAGACGCACGGAGTCGTGATCGTCGGATCGCTGTTCGAGCGGCGAGCGGCCGGCTTGTATCACAATACGGCGGTCGTGCTGGATGCCGACGGTTCCCTGGCGGGAACCTATCGCAAGATGCACATTCCCGACGATCCGAACTATTACGAGAAATTTTATTTCACGCCGGGCGATCTCGGGTTTCGAAGCGTGCCGACGCGGTTTGGGCCCATCGGGCCATTGGTATGTTGGGACCAATGGTATCCCGAGGCGGCGCGGCTCGTGGCTTTGGCCGGCGCCCAGATTTTGTTTTATCCGACGGCGATCGGCTGGTTGCACGCCGAGAAGGCGGAATTCGGCGCGAGCCAACATGCTGCGTGGGAAACGATGATGCGCAGCCACGCGATTGCCAATGGAGTGTTCGTGGCGGCGACGAATCGCACCGACGTCGAAGACGGCATCGAATTTTGGGGGGCGTCGTTCGTTTGCGATCCGAATGGCAACATCTTGGCCCGAGCGGCCCACGATGCCGAAGAAACGCTGCTCGTCGAATGCGATCTATCGCAAATCGACGTGGTGCGCACCCACTGGCCGTTCCTGCGCGACCGGCGGATCGATGCGTATGGCGGGCTTGGTAAGAGATTCTTGGATTGA
- a CDS encoding sterol desaturase family protein — protein sequence MITPSFLTGFWFFVGGLVFGSFIEYWGHRILHQWRAIGGVHRNHHATGVGQGVLLEYWDYIKPLFPLMFPMFLVSLPAGIGWFLGTNAFAFFSAYSHQLQHENPLKCFWMRMPNHYVHHKLNMWHYNFGMALDIWDRVFRTYKPVEAAKWREGLDPEQKKRSLLDVRWW from the coding sequence ATGATCACACCATCCTTTCTGACCGGCTTTTGGTTTTTTGTGGGCGGATTGGTTTTCGGCAGCTTTATCGAGTATTGGGGCCATCGGATTTTGCACCAGTGGCGGGCGATCGGCGGCGTGCACCGCAATCATCATGCGACCGGGGTCGGCCAAGGCGTGCTGCTGGAGTATTGGGACTACATCAAGCCGCTGTTTCCGCTGATGTTCCCGATGTTTTTGGTGTCGCTGCCCGCCGGAATCGGCTGGTTTCTGGGCACGAACGCCTTCGCTTTTTTCTCGGCCTATTCGCACCAATTGCAGCACGAGAATCCGCTCAAATGTTTTTGGATGCGGATGCCGAACCATTACGTGCATCACAAATTGAACATGTGGCACTACAATTTCGGCATGGCCCTGGATATCTGGGATCGTGTGTTTCGAACCTACAAGCCGGTCGAAGCGGCGAAATGGCGCGAAGGACTCGACCCTGAACAAAAGAAACGCAGCCTGCTCGACGTGCGCTGGTGGTGA
- a CDS encoding alpha-amylase/4-alpha-glucanotransferase domain-containing protein has protein sequence MPQPIQFIFALHDHQPIGNFDGVFEQAYEDSYRLFLDLFEQFPHLRIALHTSGPLVEWLDNHHPEYLDRLAGHVATGRIEIIGGAFYEPILAMIPSRDRIGQIRSFTSWLKDRLGADVRGMWIPERVWEQSMASDLVAAGIEYTILDDSHFKNAGLDSEELTGYFLTEDEGHVLRVFPGSERLRYVIPFADVHESIDYLRGLAERHPGAVAVFADDGEKFGVWPETKLNVFDRGWLRQFFELLAANQDWIRITTPSEVIDHVPPVGKVYLPEGSYREMTEWVLPPQQLAAYEDARKELEPDPRWPKIARFVRGGFWRNFKVRYPETNEMYCRMMAVSRRLQDMADAGIDEDALRSARTELHRGQCNCPYWHGAFGGVYLPHLRNAIYNHLIAADNLLDQAAGRLQSDSTSSGATTTNRIAGSNGAAGHRNAAAGWVEAAGDDYDFDGRPEVQLAGDKLIAWIAPSRGGQIYELDIRSICHNLLATLSRRPEAYHRLVKAGPAGAGGSVIDANSPVKFKQAGLENHLQYDSYLRKSLLDHWYDDNISLDAVARGEAQERGDFLGLPFEAKLRRNPGRIQVLLTRSGNAWGIPIKITKGVTLQAGSNTLEFAYLLEGLPRDRAIHFSIEFNFAGMPSGADDRYFHAGGALANHHLGQLGARLDMTESAGLGLTDQWLGLDADLAFSRPTSIWTYPIETVSQSEGGFELVHQSVVVQPHWHVQGDADGRWSVTFQLALDTSLAENRRIEAPAVAVHG, from the coding sequence ATGCCACAACCGATCCAGTTCATCTTCGCGTTGCACGATCATCAGCCGATCGGCAATTTCGATGGAGTGTTCGAACAAGCCTATGAAGACAGCTACCGGCTGTTTCTCGATTTGTTCGAACAGTTTCCGCATCTTCGGATCGCGTTGCACACGAGCGGGCCGCTGGTTGAATGGCTCGACAATCATCATCCCGAGTATCTCGACCGCTTGGCGGGCCATGTGGCAACCGGCCGGATCGAGATCATCGGCGGCGCATTCTACGAACCGATTTTGGCGATGATTCCGTCGCGCGATCGCATCGGCCAAATCCGCTCGTTTACCAGTTGGTTGAAGGATCGTTTGGGGGCCGACGTGCGCGGGATGTGGATTCCCGAGCGCGTTTGGGAGCAGAGCATGGCCAGCGATCTCGTGGCCGCGGGAATCGAATACACGATTCTCGACGATTCGCACTTTAAAAACGCCGGGCTCGATTCCGAAGAGCTCACCGGCTATTTCCTCACCGAAGACGAAGGGCACGTGCTCCGCGTCTTTCCGGGCAGCGAACGGCTTCGCTACGTCATTCCGTTTGCCGACGTGCATGAATCGATCGACTATTTGCGCGGCCTTGCGGAGCGGCACCCCGGCGCGGTGGCCGTGTTTGCCGACGACGGCGAGAAATTCGGCGTCTGGCCGGAGACGAAGCTGAATGTTTTCGATCGCGGTTGGTTGCGCCAATTTTTCGAACTGTTGGCGGCGAATCAAGACTGGATTCGCATCACGACGCCGTCGGAGGTGATCGATCATGTGCCACCGGTGGGCAAGGTGTATCTGCCCGAAGGCAGCTACCGCGAGATGACCGAGTGGGTGTTGCCGCCGCAGCAATTGGCCGCCTACGAAGACGCTCGCAAGGAGCTGGAGCCCGATCCGCGTTGGCCGAAAATTGCCCGCTTCGTTCGCGGCGGTTTTTGGCGCAATTTCAAGGTGCGCTATCCCGAAACCAACGAAATGTATTGCCGCATGATGGCCGTCAGCCGCCGGCTGCAAGACATGGCCGACGCCGGGATCGACGAAGATGCGCTCCGCTCGGCCCGCACCGAGCTTCATCGCGGCCAGTGCAATTGCCCCTATTGGCACGGCGCCTTCGGCGGCGTGTATCTGCCGCATCTTCGCAATGCGATCTACAACCATCTGATCGCTGCCGACAATCTGCTCGACCAGGCCGCGGGGCGGCTGCAAAGCGATTCTACCTCTAGCGGCGCGACGACGACAAACCGGATCGCGGGCTCCAACGGCGCGGCAGGCCATAGAAATGCCGCAGCCGGTTGGGTCGAAGCGGCCGGCGACGATTACGATTTCGACGGCCGGCCGGAAGTGCAATTGGCCGGCGACAAACTCATCGCCTGGATCGCTCCCAGCCGCGGCGGGCAAATTTACGAACTCGACATTCGCTCGATTTGCCACAACCTGCTGGCCACGCTCAGCCGCCGGCCGGAGGCCTATCATCGCCTCGTAAAGGCCGGCCCCGCGGGCGCCGGCGGCAGCGTGATCGATGCGAATTCGCCCGTGAAATTCAAGCAGGCCGGGCTGGAAAACCATCTGCAATACGATTCATACCTTCGCAAGAGCTTGCTCGACCATTGGTACGACGACAACATCTCGCTCGACGCCGTAGCTCGCGGCGAAGCGCAGGAGCGCGGCGACTTTTTGGGCCTGCCGTTCGAAGCCAAGTTGCGGCGAAATCCCGGCCGAATCCAAGTCCTGCTCACGCGCTCCGGCAACGCCTGGGGAATCCCCATCAAGATCACCAAGGGCGTCACGCTGCAAGCCGGCAGCAACACGCTGGAATTCGCCTACTTGCTCGAAGGCTTGCCGCGCGATCGTGCCATCCACTTTTCGATCGAATTCAATTTCGCCGGAATGCCATCCGGGGCCGACGATCGTTATTTCCACGCCGGCGGCGCGCTGGCCAACCATCATCTGGGCCAGCTCGGCGCCCGGCTCGACATGACCGAAAGCGCCGGCCTCGGCCTGACGGACCAATGGCTCGGCCTCGACGCCGATTTGGCCTTCTCGCGCCCGACCTCGATTTGGACCTACCCGATCGAAACGGTCAGCCAGTCGGAAGGGGGTTTTGAATTGGTGCACCAATCGGTGGTCGTACAACCGCATTGGCACGTTCAAGGCGATGCCGATGGCCGATGGAGCGTAACGTTCCAGTTGGCCCTCGACACATCGCTAGCTGAAAACCGCCGCATCGAAGCGCCCGCCGTCGCCGTGCACGGCTGA
- the bioD gene encoding dethiobiotin synthase, which produces MRESVGGLFITGTDTGVGKTYVGSLVARALAAEGRRVGVYKPVASGCPRDGDRLRADDAVQLWEAAGRPGELERVCPQRFAAPLAPHLAARAEGARVDRQQLRGGLEYWLERSDIVIVEGVGGLMSPLSDEDYVADLAYELRYPLIVVARNILGVINQTLQTLITAATFRRGLPIAGIVLNRPWPPGKRVEGGSAGMAEPDPSIESNADEIARRCVPPLLAEVDYGAERFDRPVDWFGLSRS; this is translated from the coding sequence ATGCGCGAATCGGTCGGCGGATTATTCATCACGGGAACGGACACAGGCGTCGGAAAGACCTACGTCGGATCGCTCGTGGCACGCGCTCTGGCTGCCGAGGGTCGGCGGGTCGGCGTTTACAAGCCGGTCGCCAGCGGCTGCCCGCGCGACGGCGATCGGTTGCGCGCCGATGATGCGGTCCAACTGTGGGAGGCGGCCGGACGCCCCGGCGAGCTCGAGCGTGTTTGCCCGCAACGATTCGCAGCGCCGTTGGCGCCGCATCTCGCGGCTCGAGCGGAAGGCGCACGGGTCGATCGGCAACAGCTTCGTGGCGGGCTCGAATATTGGCTTGAGCGGTCCGACATCGTCATCGTCGAAGGCGTGGGCGGTCTGATGTCGCCACTGTCGGACGAGGATTATGTGGCCGATCTGGCGTATGAGTTGCGGTATCCGCTAATTGTCGTGGCGCGAAATATCCTGGGCGTGATCAACCAAACCCTTCAAACCCTGATTACGGCTGCGACATTTCGCCGCGGCTTGCCGATCGCGGGGATTGTATTGAATCGGCCGTGGCCGCCAGGCAAGCGCGTTGAAGGCGGATCGGCCGGCATGGCAGAGCCCGATCCCAGCATCGAGTCAAATGCGGACGAGATTGCCCGCCGCTGTGTTCCGCCGCTGTTGGCCGAAGTCGATTACGGAGCGGAACGATTCGATCGGCCCGTGGATTGGTTCGGCTTGTCGCGATCGTAG
- the galT gene encoding galactose-1-phosphate uridylyltransferase, with protein sequence MPDLRKDPIVGRWVIVAKGRAKRPHDFVSQPQVNPGRFCPFCEGSEHATPGEILAYRNSGSASNGRGWRVRVVPNKFPALEIEGDLQKRGDGIYDMMRGVGAHEVIIESPNHVLSTSDLSDKQLREVFWVYRDRLADLKKDRRLVYGLIFKNVGPAAGASLEHTHSQLIVTPIVPITVREEMAGSETFFHYRGRCVFCDMIHQELAAEERIVLDSPGFVAIAPFASRFPFETWILPKQHSSHYENIQKSGVDDLARVVRQVIARIEAAVDRPAYNYVLHTAPFDSHELGHYHWHIEIIPRLTNTAGFEWGTGFYINPVPPEEAAAFLRDIEDRTPQTPTIPITGSGQSA encoded by the coding sequence ATGCCTGATTTGCGAAAAGATCCGATCGTCGGGCGATGGGTGATCGTGGCCAAGGGGCGGGCCAAGCGGCCGCACGATTTCGTCAGCCAGCCGCAAGTGAATCCGGGCCGGTTCTGCCCCTTCTGCGAAGGAAGCGAGCACGCGACCCCCGGCGAGATTCTCGCCTATCGCAATTCCGGCTCGGCGAGCAATGGCCGGGGCTGGCGCGTGCGCGTCGTGCCGAATAAATTTCCCGCGCTCGAAATCGAAGGAGATCTGCAAAAGCGCGGCGACGGGATTTACGACATGATGCGCGGCGTCGGCGCCCACGAAGTCATCATCGAATCGCCCAACCATGTGCTGAGCACGTCCGATCTGAGCGACAAACAGTTGCGCGAGGTGTTTTGGGTCTATCGCGATCGGCTCGCGGATTTGAAAAAAGATCGCCGCCTGGTGTATGGGTTGATCTTCAAGAATGTCGGTCCCGCGGCGGGCGCATCGCTCGAGCACACGCATAGCCAACTGATCGTCACTCCGATTGTGCCGATCACGGTCCGCGAGGAGATGGCCGGCTCGGAAACTTTCTTCCATTACCGCGGCCGCTGCGTGTTTTGCGACATGATCCATCAAGAGCTAGCGGCCGAGGAGCGGATCGTGCTCGATTCGCCCGGCTTTGTCGCCATCGCCCCGTTTGCCAGCCGATTTCCTTTCGAAACGTGGATTTTGCCCAAGCAGCATTCGAGTCATTACGAGAACATTCAGAAGAGCGGCGTCGACGATTTGGCACGTGTTGTGCGACAAGTGATCGCGCGCATCGAAGCGGCCGTCGATCGCCCTGCTTACAACTACGTTCTTCACACGGCCCCCTTTGACAGCCACGAGCTAGGCCACTATCACTGGCATATAGAGATTATTCCGCGTTTGACGAACACGGCCGGCTTCGAATGGGGCACCGGTTTTTACATCAATCCCGTCCCGCCGGAAGAAGCGGCCGCGTTTCTAAGAGATATCGAAGATCGCACACCACAAACACCGACAATTCCTATAACGGGCTCTGGGCAATCTGCATAA